A genome region from Akkermansiaceae bacterium includes the following:
- a CDS encoding sulfatase-like hydrolase/transferase, which translates to MRAPLFAAFATLATAAERPNILVILADDLGFSDLGCYGSEIETPALDHLATQGTRLSNFRVNPMCVVTRTSLLTGHEHSQSESYRRSLPLPKALADAGYATSLSGKWHQPKHPLDQGFDEFYGFPGGEINNFTGSGNIMRQRKPEPVGKGWWASKAFTDHTIESIGKAVATGKPFFAFLSFNAPHTPLHVRRELVEKYAGRFDPGWDALRKTRFRKLMESGLIDSRHKDTPASADVQPWDELAPEIRRNEAFRMQTYAAVVDDLDTNVGRLLAFLDETKVSENTIVIFLSDNGGDYSNGDIRANHTVVPWDPKSYPPYMSNGWAYLKCTPFRHYKTSAYEGGVRVPFIIRWPAGLKHVPGSIARHQTHVTDLYPTFLELAGTQYTPTGDQLPLLGKSLVPLLENPQLPLAQTLHPVPWAVEDTTRGYLDHPWKIVSTNEGPWRLFNLGEDPCETTDLAGRHPEKLATLAKAWANFADETAMPPGWRTPLRSEQHGWGFHRLTLAWPFKTSSPLCSAADVPVDTVISFSFTEPLDFSGTKGKTLRLYRLQDPHNPVWTSDPEPNDPAQGKNTVTFTDLPKLQPDSSYFLLADRGWAKIAGEPLIQLNDGAYWFRFRTAK; encoded by the coding sequence ATGCGAGCCCCACTCTTCGCGGCATTCGCCACGCTAGCAACCGCGGCGGAGCGCCCCAACATCCTTGTCATCCTCGCTGACGATCTCGGCTTCTCCGATCTCGGCTGCTACGGATCGGAAATCGAAACCCCCGCACTCGACCATCTCGCAACCCAGGGCACGCGGCTCTCGAACTTCCGCGTCAACCCGATGTGCGTCGTCACCCGCACCTCCCTGCTCACCGGCCACGAGCACTCGCAGTCGGAAAGCTACCGCCGCTCCCTACCCCTGCCCAAGGCTCTCGCGGACGCCGGTTACGCGACCTCACTTTCCGGAAAATGGCACCAACCCAAGCACCCGCTCGACCAGGGCTTCGATGAGTTCTACGGATTTCCCGGGGGCGAGATCAACAACTTCACCGGCTCCGGAAACATCATGCGCCAGCGCAAGCCGGAGCCTGTCGGAAAAGGCTGGTGGGCCAGCAAGGCTTTCACGGATCACACCATCGAATCCATCGGAAAAGCCGTCGCAACCGGAAAGCCCTTCTTCGCCTTCCTCTCGTTCAACGCCCCGCACACCCCCCTCCATGTCCGCCGCGAGCTCGTGGAGAAATACGCAGGCCGCTTCGATCCCGGCTGGGATGCGCTTCGGAAAACCCGTTTCCGGAAACTCATGGAAAGCGGCCTCATCGACTCCCGCCACAAGGACACCCCAGCCAGTGCCGATGTCCAGCCATGGGACGAGCTTGCCCCGGAAATCCGCAGGAACGAGGCCTTCCGGATGCAGACCTACGCCGCAGTCGTCGATGACCTCGACACCAACGTCGGCCGCCTGCTCGCCTTCCTCGATGAAACGAAGGTTTCCGAAAACACCATCGTCATTTTCCTCTCGGACAACGGCGGCGACTACTCCAACGGCGACATCCGCGCCAACCACACCGTCGTCCCCTGGGACCCGAAATCCTACCCCCCCTACATGTCCAACGGCTGGGCCTACCTGAAATGCACACCCTTCCGCCATTACAAGACCAGCGCATACGAGGGCGGCGTCCGCGTGCCCTTCATCATCCGCTGGCCCGCCGGACTGAAGCACGTGCCCGGCTCCATCGCCCGCCACCAGACACATGTCACGGATCTATACCCCACCTTCCTGGAGCTCGCCGGGACGCAATACACCCCCACCGGCGATCAGCTCCCGTTGCTAGGGAAATCCCTCGTCCCCCTGTTGGAAAACCCGCAGCTCCCCTTGGCACAAACCCTCCACCCCGTCCCCTGGGCCGTCGAGGACACCACGCGCGGCTATCTGGACCACCCATGGAAGATCGTCTCCACCAACGAAGGGCCGTGGAGGCTTTTCAATCTCGGCGAGGATCCCTGCGAAACGACCGATCTCGCCGGCAGGCATCCGGAAAAACTAGCAACCCTCGCAAAGGCATGGGCGAATTTCGCCGATGAAACCGCCATGCCGCCCGGCTGGCGCACACCCCTGCGCAGCGAGCAACACGGCTGGGGCTTCCACCGCCTCACGCTGGCATGGCCTTTCAAGACCTCCTCCCCGCTCTGCTCCGCCGCCGATGTCCCGGTCGATACGGTCATTTCCTTCTCATTCACCGAGCCACTCGATTTTTCCGGCACGAAAGGCAAAACCCTCCGTCTCTACCGCCTGCAGGATCCGCACAACCCCGTCTGGACCAGCGACCCGGAACCCAACGATCCCGCCCAGGGAAAAAATACCGTAACTTTCACCGATCTCCCCAAGCTCCAGCCGGACAGCTCCTATTTCCTCCTCGCAGACAGGGGCTGGGCGAAGATAGCCGGCGAGCCCCTCATCCAGCTCAACGACGGAGCCTACTGGTTCCGCTTCCGGACGGCGAAGTGA
- a CDS encoding prepilin-type N-terminal cleavage/methylation domain-containing protein, protein MKHLAPARSKPPRPEPGFTLTEVLIVISIVAVLALISLQVTTRFKDRAHAATCGSNMRQLAALGQLFASEHNGKLPRLHVYNAIAEREGYIPGAIPQKDRISNNPAAYFWPDLLSAYGDVTSICSCPKLKQPATSGPGGGKSDRYPLGIGINYGPMAPNYQDPKDESLTWTRSSKVPDPARVVWFADAGGDVTGPWNERKDQPNTGSVFFRGWNQQFQGVMPRHGGKVNVCFADGHVVLANPEDIDWGRRDTSGQFIGYTDF, encoded by the coding sequence ATGAAACATCTCGCGCCCGCCCGCAGCAAACCCCCACGGCCTGAACCGGGGTTCACCCTTACGGAAGTGCTCATCGTCATCAGCATCGTCGCGGTGCTCGCACTGATCTCGCTGCAGGTCACCACCCGCTTCAAGGATAGGGCGCACGCCGCCACCTGCGGTTCCAACATGCGCCAGCTCGCCGCCCTCGGACAGCTATTCGCCAGCGAGCACAACGGCAAGCTGCCGCGCCTACATGTCTACAACGCCATCGCCGAGAGGGAGGGCTACATCCCCGGCGCGATCCCGCAAAAGGACAGGATCAGCAACAACCCCGCCGCCTATTTCTGGCCGGATCTCCTTTCCGCCTACGGCGATGTCACCTCAATCTGCTCCTGCCCGAAACTCAAGCAGCCCGCCACCAGCGGGCCCGGCGGAGGCAAAAGCGACCGCTACCCCCTTGGCATCGGCATCAACTACGGCCCGATGGCACCGAACTACCAGGATCCCAAGGACGAATCCCTGACGTGGACGCGCAGCTCGAAGGTGCCGGATCCCGCGCGCGTCGTCTGGTTCGCCGATGCGGGCGGCGATGTCACCGGCCCGTGGAATGAGCGCAAGGACCAGCCCAACACCGGCTCCGTATTCTTCCGCGGCTGGAACCAACAGTTCCAAGGCGTGATGCCCCGCCACGGCGGCAAGGTGAACGTCTGCTTCGCCGATGGCCACGTCGTCCTCGCCAATCCCGAGGACATCGATTGGGGCCGCCGCGACACCTCCGGGCAATTCATCGGCTACACCGATTTCTGA
- a CDS encoding response regulator transcription factor, protein MLEIALIEDHYEFREALREEIDAHEGFCCQGAYGSVPAALEAIGRERFPDILVLDLGLPIVDGLAALPDLRKAMPRTKILVLTISEDRVRVLEALAAGANGYLLKTDPMERIIQGIANIARGEAPMSPAIAEIVLRTFQKSITPGLSEILTTRELEVLQSLSEGQPRKIVASELGISENTVNNHVRHIYEKLNVNNLSGALKKAAEGGLI, encoded by the coding sequence ATGCTGGAAATAGCCCTGATCGAAGACCACTACGAATTCCGCGAAGCTCTGCGGGAGGAGATCGATGCCCATGAGGGGTTCTGCTGCCAGGGTGCATACGGCTCGGTGCCTGCGGCGCTGGAAGCGATAGGGCGGGAGCGGTTCCCGGACATCCTCGTTCTGGATCTCGGACTGCCCATCGTGGACGGGCTTGCGGCGCTGCCGGATCTGCGCAAGGCGATGCCACGGACGAAGATCCTGGTGCTGACGATCAGCGAGGACAGGGTGCGGGTTCTGGAGGCGCTGGCAGCGGGTGCGAATGGCTATCTTCTCAAGACCGACCCCATGGAGCGCATCATCCAGGGCATTGCCAACATCGCGCGCGGCGAGGCACCGATGAGTCCGGCCATCGCGGAGATCGTTTTGCGGACTTTCCAGAAAAGCATCACCCCGGGGCTTTCGGAAATCCTCACCACGCGCGAGCTGGAGGTGCTGCAATCCCTTTCCGAAGGGCAGCCGCGCAAGATCGTCGCCTCGGAGCTTGGGATCAGCGAGAACACGGTGAACAACCACGTACGGCACATCTACGAGAAGCTGAACGTGAACAACCTTTCCGGGGCGCTGAAGAAGGCTGCGGAAGGGGGGCTGATCTGA
- the ccsA gene encoding cytochrome c biogenesis protein CcsA — MNTLARIVPWLIPALCVVALAAWSWRAMRPSGDGFDLEGFATLPVVSNGRIQPLDSLARNRLLSIQGKQRVPGENPPPSPAGWLAELAFTPQQADKRPIFPIHHDEVLGQFELKQEDGKSFSFLQLVPRLGEMSGEVSRIATKDPQIRSPYEKAMMQLWKSLGSYQQLKFSIAHPESAGLESDLTLLVEKAREAKGEEQKRARGEPFAAALTDAAGARMKVLSEWSTQTEVFTKPPAMGKLASEWRKLPDAAVDAIGQEELDPSTLAFARMGDAWRKGDPAAFNTALSGYSEWLATHRPDDLGKAHAETVFNRLAPFYTCMAVYTLAFLCALLSWLGAGHALRTAAFRVLLVGLAIHTAGLIVRMLLEGRPPVTNLYSSAIFIGWGAIALSVLLELFYKNAIGTAVAAITGFSTLIIAHHLSLSGDTLEMMRAVLDTNFWLATHVVIITLGYSATFLAGIIGISYILIRPFWNIPESVATQLRGMAYGVICFATLASFVGTVLGGIWADQSWGRFWGWDPKENGALLIVIWNAMILHARWGGMIRERGLMVMAVFGNIVTSWSWFGTNMLGIGLHSYGFTDAAFLWLSAFIGSQLLVMAAGFLPGKRKPSAPIQAVS, encoded by the coding sequence GTGAACACCCTTGCCCGCATCGTCCCATGGCTGATCCCAGCGCTTTGCGTGGTGGCGCTTGCCGCTTGGTCATGGCGCGCAATGCGGCCATCGGGGGATGGCTTCGACCTGGAAGGCTTCGCGACCCTCCCCGTGGTCTCCAACGGGCGCATCCAGCCACTCGATTCGCTGGCCCGTAACCGCCTGCTCTCCATCCAGGGCAAGCAGCGCGTCCCGGGCGAAAACCCTCCGCCATCGCCCGCAGGCTGGCTCGCGGAGCTCGCCTTCACCCCGCAGCAGGCGGACAAGCGCCCGATCTTTCCCATCCACCACGACGAGGTGCTCGGCCAGTTCGAGCTGAAGCAGGAGGACGGGAAATCTTTTTCCTTCCTCCAGCTCGTGCCGCGCCTCGGCGAGATGTCGGGCGAGGTTTCTCGAATCGCCACCAAGGATCCGCAAATACGCAGCCCCTACGAAAAGGCGATGATGCAGCTCTGGAAAAGCCTTGGGAGCTACCAGCAGCTCAAGTTCTCCATCGCCCACCCGGAGTCCGCCGGGCTTGAGTCCGATCTCACCCTGCTTGTCGAAAAGGCGCGCGAGGCAAAGGGCGAGGAACAAAAACGCGCACGCGGCGAACCGTTCGCCGCCGCATTGACCGATGCGGCAGGGGCGCGGATGAAAGTGCTCTCCGAGTGGTCCACGCAGACCGAGGTTTTCACCAAACCACCGGCCATGGGAAAGCTTGCATCCGAGTGGCGGAAACTGCCGGATGCAGCAGTGGATGCCATCGGCCAGGAGGAGCTCGATCCCTCCACGCTAGCCTTCGCCCGCATGGGCGACGCATGGCGGAAAGGCGACCCCGCAGCCTTCAACACCGCGCTTTCCGGATACTCGGAATGGCTGGCAACACACCGTCCGGACGATCTCGGAAAAGCGCACGCCGAGACCGTGTTCAACCGCCTCGCGCCCTTCTACACCTGCATGGCGGTCTACACCCTCGCGTTTCTCTGCGCCCTGCTTTCCTGGCTCGGTGCCGGCCATGCGCTCCGCACCGCCGCCTTCCGCGTCCTGCTCGTCGGCCTCGCGATCCACACCGCCGGCCTGATCGTGCGGATGCTGTTGGAAGGCCGCCCGCCCGTCACCAACCTCTACTCCTCCGCCATTTTCATCGGCTGGGGTGCCATCGCACTGAGCGTGCTGCTGGAGCTGTTCTACAAAAACGCGATCGGCACGGCCGTCGCCGCCATCACCGGATTCTCCACCCTCATCATCGCCCACCACCTCTCCCTCTCCGGCGACACGCTGGAGATGATGCGCGCGGTGCTGGACACGAACTTCTGGCTCGCCACCCACGTCGTCATCATCACCCTCGGCTACTCCGCCACCTTCCTTGCCGGGATCATCGGCATTTCCTACATCCTCATCCGCCCGTTCTGGAACATCCCGGAATCCGTCGCCACCCAGTTGCGCGGCATGGCCTATGGCGTGATCTGTTTCGCCACCCTCGCAAGCTTCGTAGGCACCGTCCTCGGCGGCATCTGGGCGGATCAGTCATGGGGGCGATTCTGGGGCTGGGATCCCAAGGAAAACGGAGCCCTGCTCATCGTCATCTGGAACGCGATGATCCTCCACGCCCGCTGGGGCGGCATGATCCGCGAACGCGGCCTCATGGTCATGGCGGTTTTCGGGAACATCGTCACCAGCTGGTCCTGGTTCGGCACCAACATGCTCGGAATCGGCCTGCATTCCTATGGCTTCACCGATGCCGCCTTCCTCTGGCTCAGCGCCTTCATCGGCTCGCAGCTCCTGGTCATGGCCGCAGGTTTCCTCCCCGGGAAGCGGAAGCCGTCCGCGCCGATTCAGGCCGTATCGTGA